A genomic window from Sulfurimonas sp. includes:
- a CDS encoding chemotaxis protein: MTQEELDALMNGDIDDMESFEDSTDSSVEDDLAVDDFLDDEPVAKSSAKEQDEHIYGNQKKDTILPMPATNENKMVHQLDDVTKESEEKASEIFDIIDGVSNQLMESEEAMNSVLETLNSNIELFTTLNKKFPDVGAFAAQLEKNSSALEEANQILEVLQSSGESIMSVMDIMQYQDIHRQKIERVINVMRALSNYMNSLFEGRIEDEKRVSSAHHIAGDTHNDLASNEDIEALLAQFVK; this comes from the coding sequence ATGACTCAAGAAGAACTTGACGCTTTAATGAATGGTGATATTGATGATATGGAATCGTTTGAAGACAGTACCGATAGTTCTGTCGAGGATGATTTGGCCGTAGATGATTTCCTAGATGACGAGCCGGTGGCAAAATCAAGTGCAAAAGAACAAGATGAACATATTTACGGCAATCAAAAAAAAGATACTATTCTTCCGATGCCGGCTACCAACGAAAACAAAATGGTTCATCAGCTGGATGATGTAACAAAAGAGAGTGAAGAGAAAGCTAGTGAAATTTTTGACATTATAGACGGCGTTTCAAATCAATTGATGGAGAGCGAAGAGGCTATGAACAGTGTTCTTGAAACACTAAATAGCAATATTGAACTTTTTACGACTTTAAATAAAAAATTCCCTGATGTCGGAGCATTTGCGGCACAACTGGAAAAAAACAGCTCTGCATTGGAAGAAGCAAATCAGATATTAGAAGTTCTTCAGTCAAGCGGCGAATCGATAATGAGCGTTATGGATATTATGCAGTATCAAGATATTCATAGACAAAAAATAGAACGGGTTATAAATGTTATGCGCGCACTATCTAACTATATGAATAGTCTATTTGAGGGCAGAATTGAGGATGAAAAAAGAGTTTCGTCTGCTCACCATATCGCGGGTGACACACACAATGATCTTGCTTCAAATGAAGATATAGAAGCGCTTTTGGCGCAGTTTGTAAAATAA
- a CDS encoding peptidase U32 family protein, producing MQKVELLSPAGTLEKLKIAIDFGADAVYGGVSHFSLRIRAGKEFSFEEFAEGIEYAHSRGKKVYATINGFPFNSQLGLLKKHILKMAELKPDAFIIATPGVLKLCHELVPDMPLHLSTQANVMNVLDAKVYYDMGATRIITAREISLRDLVEIKKELPDLELEVFVHGSMCFAYSGRCLISTLQSGRVPNRGSCANDCRFPYEMYAANPETGMLFRLEEDDGVGTYIMNSKDLNLASHLKEILDTGAVDSIKIEGRTKTAYYAAVTAKAYRMAIDDYYNGVNDVDKYQYELNSLQNRGYTDAYLITRPFEKHDTQSLDFTMQLGTHQVSGQVEESGEYFLCKYKTLPNDELEIVAPLGSVIEIVDNEIGTTYERDGKIYMKLKQLLAQNKKVWNEVHSGNLNPITLPTKLPPHTFLRIPSHPDMGTYPKV from the coding sequence ATGCAAAAAGTAGAGTTGTTATCGCCGGCGGGAACGCTGGAAAAATTAAAAATAGCTATTGATTTTGGTGCAGATGCAGTTTACGGCGGAGTGAGCCACTTCTCTTTGCGTATTCGTGCAGGAAAAGAGTTTAGTTTTGAAGAGTTTGCAGAGGGTATAGAGTATGCACATTCAAGGGGCAAAAAAGTTTATGCAACCATTAACGGGTTTCCGTTTAATTCACAGCTGGGACTTTTAAAAAAGCATATTTTGAAAATGGCAGAGTTAAAACCGGATGCTTTTATAATCGCAACGCCGGGTGTATTGAAACTTTGCCATGAGTTGGTACCTGATATGCCTCTTCATCTTTCAACCCAAGCAAATGTTATGAATGTTCTTGATGCAAAAGTTTACTACGATATGGGTGCAACCCGCATCATTACGGCTAGAGAGATATCGCTAAGGGATTTGGTAGAGATAAAAAAAGAGTTACCTGATTTGGAACTGGAAGTTTTCGTTCACGGCTCTATGTGTTTTGCATACAGCGGAAGATGTCTTATCTCAACGCTTCAAAGCGGACGCGTACCGAACCGCGGAAGCTGTGCAAACGACTGCAGATTCCCTTATGAGATGTACGCCGCAAATCCTGAGACGGGGATGCTCTTTAGGCTTGAAGAGGATGACGGTGTCGGAACATACATAATGAACTCAAAAGATTTGAATCTTGCTTCGCATTTAAAAGAGATTTTAGATACCGGTGCGGTAGATTCAATAAAAATTGAGGGTCGTACAAAAACCGCTTACTATGCGGCGGTAACCGCAAAAGCTTACAGAATGGCGATTGACGACTACTACAACGGCGTAAACGATGTAGATAAGTATCAGTATGAGCTTAACTCTCTTCAAAATCGCGGATATACGGATGCATATCTTATTACAAGACCTTTTGAAAAGCATGATACGCAGAGTTTAGACTTTACTATGCAGTTGGGGACTCATCAGGTGAGCGGACAGGTTGAAGAAAGCGGGGAGTACTTTTTGTGTAAATATAAAACACTGCCCAATGATGAGCTTGAGATTGTGGCTCCGCTTGGCTCCGTCATAGAGATTGTGGACAACGAGATAGGTACGACTTATGAGAGAGACGGGAAAATTTATATGAAGTTAAAACAATTGTTAGCTCAAAATAAAAAAGTTTGGAACGAGGTGCACAGCGGAAATTTAAATCCTATAACACTTCCGACGAAACTTCCGCCTCATACATTTTTAAGAATTCCGTCCCATCCTGATATGGGAACTTATCCAAAAGTATAA
- the purE gene encoding 5-(carboxyamino)imidazole ribonucleotide mutase, which produces MKFVSIVIGSRSDYEIMKSCSDTLEAFGVQYEMIISSAHRSPERTKEYIITAEKKGAQVFIAAAGMAAHLAGVLSSKTVKPIIGVPMSASALSGIDALLSTVQMPAGMPVATVAIGKAGAINSAYLAMQILALDNEELTIKLKEDRIAKAKKVEMDSMEIETILS; this is translated from the coding sequence ATGAAATTTGTTTCAATTGTAATAGGCTCAAGAAGTGATTATGAGATTATGAAATCATGTTCGGATACACTGGAGGCTTTTGGTGTACAGTATGAGATGATTATCTCTTCAGCTCATCGTTCGCCTGAGAGAACAAAAGAGTATATTATCACGGCTGAAAAAAAAGGTGCTCAAGTTTTTATTGCAGCTGCAGGAATGGCCGCACATTTAGCGGGTGTTTTATCTTCTAAAACCGTAAAACCTATTATCGGTGTTCCTATGAGCGCATCGGCTCTTAGCGGAATAGACGCACTTCTATCAACCGTTCAGATGCCTGCAGGAATGCCGGTAGCTACCGTTGCGATAGGAAAAGCAGGGGCGATAAACTCGGCTTATTTGGCTATGCAGATTTTAGCACTTGACAATGAAGAGTTGACTATCAAACTAAAAGAAGACCGCATAGCAAAAGCTAAAAAGGTTGAGATGGATTCGATGGAGATAGAGACTATCCTCTCTTAA
- a CDS encoding DUF3972 domain-containing protein: MKWMRDEEYMELTGLELSAIDDLAGRGKLTTKVENGVRYIDPSKGSGEVVPVQLRELSFHNTKEMLVQPQFVEKTIGTIINLHEKVLDAKDETLKAVRVENEFLREALASLQELYDEDRTTIHTLQEQLKLSQQEVEFMRRKYKLMWNKAIEEHTSN, from the coding sequence ATGAAGTGGATGCGTGATGAAGAGTATATGGAACTCACAGGGCTTGAACTCTCTGCTATAGATGATCTGGCAGGCAGAGGAAAACTTACCACAAAAGTAGAAAACGGAGTAAGATACATTGACCCGTCTAAAGGCAGCGGAGAAGTAGTTCCCGTCCAACTCAGAGAGCTCTCTTTTCACAATACCAAAGAGATGTTGGTACAGCCCCAATTTGTTGAAAAAACCATAGGTACGATAATAAATCTTCATGAAAAAGTTCTTGACGCAAAAGATGAAACTCTAAAAGCAGTCAGAGTCGAAAATGAGTTTTTAAGAGAGGCTTTGGCTTCTCTTCAAGAGCTATACGATGAAGACAGAACAACTATACATACGCTTCAAGAGCAGCTAAAACTTTCACAGCAAGAAGTTGAATTTATGAGAAGAAAATATAAACTTATGTGGAATAAAGCTATAGAAGAACACACAAGCAACTAA
- a CDS encoding ARMT1-like domain-containing protein — protein MTIDEACISCIINQSVKVANAIHADDLLSKRLTSTVEEMSKSFSYNDAPPEIASYVYEEMARIAHKTDLYDEVKELSTKKALSFVPFLKEKLFTSQNRLLTATKIAVAGNVIDLAAEVEFDLDEELEKIFHTEFAHDDFALFGEKLKSAKSVLVVGDNVGEHIFDYLFIETLKEFYPNTVFSYMVRGNPIINDVTIKEAAEAGFDKICEVVDSGVNTPGFTYNRANSYSKELFDGADLVISKGMGNYECMSPSHRKDICFLLKVKCGVVATSLQKEIGDIICKMS, from the coding sequence ATGACGATAGATGAAGCTTGTATAAGCTGTATAATAAATCAGAGCGTTAAAGTTGCAAATGCCATACACGCAGATGATTTGCTCTCAAAGAGACTGACATCCACCGTTGAAGAGATGAGCAAATCTTTCTCTTACAATGACGCTCCGCCTGAAATAGCTTCTTATGTCTATGAAGAGATGGCGCGCATAGCCCATAAAACAGACTTGTATGATGAGGTTAAAGAACTCTCGACAAAAAAAGCGCTCTCATTTGTCCCGTTTTTAAAAGAAAAACTTTTTACATCCCAAAACAGGCTTTTAACCGCTACAAAAATAGCAGTAGCAGGAAATGTTATAGATTTGGCGGCAGAGGTTGAATTTGATTTGGATGAAGAGTTAGAGAAGATATTTCATACGGAGTTTGCCCACGATGATTTTGCTCTCTTTGGGGAGAAGCTAAAGAGTGCAAAGAGTGTTTTGGTAGTCGGTGATAATGTCGGAGAACATATATTTGACTATCTGTTTATAGAAACGCTCAAAGAGTTTTATCCAAATACCGTATTTTCGTATATGGTTAGAGGAAATCCAATCATAAACGATGTGACTATAAAAGAGGCGGCAGAAGCAGGATTTGATAAGATTTGTGAAGTAGTCGACAGCGGCGTAAACACTCCGGGTTTTACATACAATCGAGCAAACTCCTACTCAAAAGAGCTTTTTGACGGTGCAGATTTGGTTATAAGCAAAGGGATGGGAAACTATGAGTGTATGAGTCCCTCACACAGAAAAGATATCTGCTTTTTGTTAAAGGTAAAGTGCGGTGTCGTTGCAACATCTCTGCAAAAAGAGATAGGCGATATCATCTGTAAGATGAGTTGA
- the glyQ gene encoding glycine--tRNA ligase subunit alpha translates to MITFSSMLLKLQQFWMEQGCNIVQPYDIPAGAGTFHPATFLRSLDSTPWSVAYVAPSRRPTDGRYGENPNRLGSYYQFQALIKPSPDNIQELYLKSLEYLGLDVKNHDIRFVEDNWESPTLGAWGLGWEVWLNGMEVTQFTYFQQVGGIECNPVAVEITYGTERLAMYLQGVDTVFDIVWGENEHGKTLYRDVHKEAEIEFSKYNFEVADTAMLFAEFNAKSQECLKTLEAGLPLPAYDLCMMAAGTFNVLDARKAISQTERQNYILKIRELSKGCAELYKAQEVERNKRVKG, encoded by the coding sequence ATGATAACTTTTAGCTCCATGTTACTAAAACTACAACAATTTTGGATGGAACAGGGGTGCAATATCGTTCAGCCCTACGACATTCCAGCAGGTGCGGGGACATTTCATCCGGCTACATTTTTGCGCTCACTAGATTCTACCCCATGGTCGGTTGCTTATGTTGCACCAAGCCGTCGTCCGACAGACGGAAGATACGGCGAAAATCCAAATCGCCTTGGAAGCTACTATCAGTTTCAAGCACTCATCAAACCATCTCCAGACAACATTCAAGAGCTTTATCTAAAGTCGTTAGAGTATCTCGGGCTTGATGTAAAAAACCATGATATCAGATTTGTTGAAGACAACTGGGAGTCGCCGACACTCGGAGCGTGGGGTCTTGGCTGGGAAGTCTGGCTTAACGGCATGGAAGTAACGCAGTTTACTTACTTTCAGCAAGTAGGCGGAATAGAGTGCAATCCTGTTGCAGTCGAGATAACTTACGGAACAGAGAGACTTGCTATGTACTTGCAAGGCGTAGATACCGTTTTTGACATCGTTTGGGGTGAAAATGAGCATGGAAAAACGCTTTACCGCGATGTCCACAAAGAAGCAGAAATTGAGTTTAGCAAGTACAACTTTGAAGTGGCAGACACGGCGATGCTTTTTGCGGAGTTTAACGCAAAAAGCCAAGAGTGTCTAAAAACGCTAGAAGCCGGACTTCCTCTTCCTGCATATGACCTCTGTATGATGGCAGCAGGAACTTTCAATGTGCTTGATGCCAGAAAAGCCATCAGCCAGACAGAAAGACAAAACTACATCCTAAAAATCCGCGAACTCTCAAAAGGATGCGCAGAACTCTATAAAGCGCAGGAAGTTGAGAGAAATAAGAGGGTTAAGGGGTAA
- the dcm gene encoding DNA (cytosine-5-)-methyltransferase, translating to MKLPNLFTYNYKDELNMNMQISQLLSIRTIELFAGVGGFRLGLEKASLKNKFYRVVWSNQWEPSTKTQHASDIYCARFGYENHSNEDISTVNAADIPEHDLLVGGFPCQDYSVASTLKNSHGIIGKKGVLWWEIYRILEQKKDKAPKYLILENVDRLLKSPASQRGRDFAIILSSLNSLGYGVEWRVINAGDYGMPQRRRRIFIMGYKKGTSQYNLLKNNLPIEIFNSEGVFAKAFPINEVESKNIITKKLSSDLVDITQNFNKETPKNNAFLDAGYMIDGIYYTCKITPNYNGETKILKDILEDESNIPKDFYIDEEDLKKWEYQKGGKSFERTNKTTGHVYNYSEGSMSFPDSLDKPARTIITGEGGASASRFKHVVCVNGRYRRLTPIELERANMFPDNHTAGVSDTKRAFLMGNALVIGIVERLGKILLESDSL from the coding sequence GTGAAACTACCAAATTTATTTACATACAACTACAAAGATGAGTTAAATATGAATATGCAAATATCGCAATTATTATCCATTAGGACTATTGAATTATTTGCAGGAGTTGGCGGTTTTAGACTTGGTTTAGAAAAAGCTAGTTTAAAAAATAAATTTTATAGAGTAGTTTGGAGCAACCAGTGGGAGCCTTCTACAAAAACTCAACATGCTTCTGATATATATTGTGCTAGATTTGGGTATGAAAATCACTCAAATGAAGATATTTCTACAGTTAATGCGGCAGATATTCCTGAGCATGATTTACTTGTAGGCGGTTTTCCATGCCAAGACTATTCTGTTGCGAGTACTCTAAAAAATTCACACGGCATTATTGGTAAAAAAGGTGTTCTTTGGTGGGAAATTTACAGAATTTTAGAGCAAAAAAAAGATAAAGCACCTAAATATTTAATATTAGAAAATGTGGATAGGCTTTTAAAATCCCCTGCTTCTCAAAGAGGTAGAGATTTTGCAATTATATTATCGTCATTAAACTCTCTTGGCTATGGGGTTGAGTGGAGAGTTATAAATGCAGGTGATTATGGGATGCCGCAAAGAAGACGAAGAATTTTTATAATGGGATATAAAAAAGGGACTTCTCAATACAATCTTTTGAAAAATAATTTACCTATAGAGATATTTAATAGTGAAGGAGTTTTTGCAAAAGCATTTCCCATTAATGAAGTTGAATCAAAGAATATTATTACAAAAAAATTAAGCTCAGATTTAGTAGATATTACACAAAACTTCAATAAAGAAACCCCAAAAAATAATGCTTTTTTAGATGCTGGATATATGATTGATGGTATTTATTATACTTGTAAAATTACACCAAACTATAATGGAGAAACAAAAATATTAAAAGATATTTTAGAAGATGAAAGCAATATACCAAAAGATTTTTATATAGATGAAGAAGATTTGAAAAAATGGGAATATCAAAAGGGTGGAAAATCTTTTGAACGAACAAATAAAACAACTGGACATGTATATAATTATAGTGAAGGAAGTATGAGTTTCCCTGATAGTTTAGACAAACCTGCGAGAACTATAATAACTGGAGAAGGAGGTGCAAGTGCCTCAAGATTTAAACATGTTGTTTGTGTAAATGGAAGATATAGAAGATTAACCCCTATTGAACTTGAACGGGCAAATATGTTTCCAGATAATCATACAGCAGGTGTTAGCGATACTAAAAGAGCATTTTTGATGGGAAATGCTTTGGTTATTGGTATTGTTGAAAGATTGGGAAAAATTTTACTTGAAAGCGATAGTTTATGA
- a CDS encoding Sau3AI family type II restriction endonuclease encodes MIQLPYDINNKHSIVGYAKKLINQTLRIKCGEIVTKDKTNKGGFGQLLEKHYFLYEPNSDSEADFKEVGLELKSSPMKQLRKLQYVSKERLVLNIINYNEVISQNFNNSSFWKKNSNLLLVFYLYEIDKEKIDYRIEIVDEWTFPDIDLEIIKKDWNVIFQKIKDGKAHELSEGDTLYLGACTKGSKGGNLREQPNSNVKAKQRAYSLKQGYVNHIIATLVDNKKENYGKLISSLAIAKTTSLEDIVVSKFQKYYGKTIIQIQKELNVELNSKAKNFNANITKSILGIELKDEIEEFKKADIIVKTVRLDDKDLPKEDISFPAFRFEEVIKETWESSSFKSILEQKFLFIFFKYEDKELKLQKVKFWNMPFNDIKEARKMWLKTKCVIRNGNIVQEIKYDKNGKENRLTNFPNKKFNHISHVRPHALNSNDVYPLPKPDNLTKANEYTKHCFWLNNTYVQQIYL; translated from the coding sequence ATGATTCAATTACCTTATGATATAAACAATAAACACTCAATCGTTGGGTATGCTAAAAAACTTATAAATCAAACACTTAGAATAAAATGTGGTGAAATAGTAACTAAAGATAAAACAAATAAAGGCGGATTTGGGCAATTATTAGAAAAGCATTATTTTTTGTACGAGCCAAATTCTGATAGTGAAGCAGATTTTAAAGAAGTTGGACTTGAGTTAAAATCATCTCCAATGAAACAACTCAGAAAATTGCAATATGTTTCAAAAGAAAGACTAGTCTTAAATATTATAAATTATAATGAAGTGATTAGTCAAAACTTCAATAATAGTTCTTTTTGGAAAAAAAATAGTAATTTATTGTTGGTATTTTATCTTTATGAGATTGACAAAGAAAAAATTGATTATCGTATTGAAATTGTTGATGAATGGACTTTTCCTGATATTGATTTAGAAATTATTAAGAAAGATTGGAATGTTATTTTTCAAAAAATAAAAGATGGTAAAGCTCATGAACTTTCTGAAGGTGATACACTTTATCTGGGAGCTTGTACAAAAGGAAGTAAGGGTGGAAATTTACGAGAACAACCAAACAGTAATGTAAAAGCGAAACAACGAGCTTACTCTTTGAAACAAGGATATGTAAATCATATTATTGCTACTTTGGTTGATAATAAAAAAGAAAATTATGGTAAGTTGATTTCATCATTGGCGATTGCGAAAACAACTTCTTTAGAAGATATTGTAGTGTCAAAATTTCAAAAATACTATGGTAAAACAATTATTCAAATTCAAAAAGAACTTAATGTCGAACTCAATTCAAAAGCAAAGAATTTTAATGCAAATATTACAAAATCAATATTAGGAATCGAATTAAAAGATGAGATTGAAGAATTTAAAAAAGCGGATATTATTGTAAAAACAGTAAGGCTGGATGATAAAGATTTGCCAAAAGAAGATATTTCTTTTCCCGCTTTTAGATTTGAAGAAGTTATTAAAGAGACTTGGGAAAGTTCTAGTTTCAAAAGTATTTTGGAGCAAAAATTTTTATTTATATTTTTCAAATATGAAGATAAAGAGTTAAAATTACAAAAAGTGAAATTTTGGAATATGCCTTTTAATGATATAAAAGAAGCAAGAAAAATGTGGCTTAAAACTAAATGTGTCATTAGAAATGGAAATATTGTACAAGAAATTAAATATGATAAAAATGGTAAAGAAAATAGACTGACAAATTTTCCAAATAAAAAATTCAATCATATTTCTCATGTTCGACCACATGCATTAAACAGTAATGATGTTTATCCACTACCAAAACCTGATAATCTTACAAAAGCTAATGAATATACAAAACATTGTTTTTGGCTTAATAATACTTATGTACAACAAATTTATTTGTAA